The Actinomycetota bacterium region TCGTGCCGGTCACGGACATTGGGCGATGGTAGGAGTAGCCACCGACATGGCCGAGACGCCGAACGAGATCCTTCGCGCTCTCGCCGATCCAGAGCGCCTAGCGATCGCCGGATCGCTCGCGCGAGGCGAGGCGTCCGCATCCGCGCTGTCGGGTCAGCTCGGAATCCCCGTGACGAGGCTGCGGAAGCACCTGAACCGGCTCACGGCAACTGGTGTGGTTCGACTCGCCGACGATCGCGCGACGTACCGGCTCGACCCAACGACGCTCCGGTGGGCGGCCGAACAGGTCGGCCCGCCGCGGGAGAGTGGCCTGGCCCTGGGCGCGGCGAACGAGCAGGAAGAACTCGTCCTCCGAGCGTTCTTCCG contains the following coding sequences:
- a CDS encoding DUF2087 domain-containing protein → MAETPNEILRALADPERLAIAGSLARGEASASALSGQLGIPVTRLRKHLNRLTATGVVRLADDRATYRLDPTTLRWAAEQVGPPRESGLALGAANEQEELVLRAFFRDGRLTEIPAKESKRRIVLERIALEFEPGIHYDERTVNVIVGRFYNDHAALRRYLVDEGFLARDGGKYWRTGGRVDV